One genomic window of Polyangiaceae bacterium includes the following:
- a CDS encoding tetratricopeptide repeat protein yields the protein MTDSCNPTNLEEELAIARGALDTADHRHAAHHLAAALVTAPAGLEVAQLVRRLFHATRDPHSLIPEKMWTGDALLKARFFEIANADDDAISWQLMAQAAAKQQAVLNLDPWLDPERARALDQDRLGRELSKVLDSPIAIEQLWPLLDLLRRQGPLSTWLSFHVVRLLRARNEFTEALELASATHAREASYWSATSLASTYRDMGKLEEAVDAFRQAAALDPADAAVYLDLGDILLDLRRPADAAIAYSEALTRDPDSDWAVASLPYAEWRSNHAAPHAQRIVELARAGNSRARALMAHVAPFDAGFRHPASSLVNSFALAEDKPILRCAVSSIEAPSCVLAIQLESGFRGQNPPLVNWGEIPEPDPRLSRAETSVRLWTYQTASGELEQHAMPALLPPTNPALRLVSSIATTDYDLERWWQAATLRASELSPDLAEQLFACMLHPPATPEGEYAWNWLFKVQIAAALLLVQASPDWSAAQGRQALFDLLNGPIDWTTSAGIIASCQLARAVPQRVDDVYELLRPLLVPPRYPAEWANIAEVLVETLGWLPTLDDDFAAWRNAVREQLDE from the coding sequence CAACCTGGAAGAGGAGCTCGCCATCGCGCGGGGCGCGCTCGATACGGCGGACCATCGCCACGCCGCCCACCACCTCGCTGCGGCGCTGGTGACCGCCCCCGCGGGGCTCGAGGTCGCCCAGTTGGTCCGACGATTGTTCCACGCGACCCGGGATCCTCACAGCCTGATCCCTGAGAAGATGTGGACCGGAGACGCGTTGCTCAAGGCACGCTTCTTCGAGATCGCGAATGCTGACGACGACGCCATCAGCTGGCAACTGATGGCCCAGGCAGCAGCGAAACAGCAAGCAGTCCTGAACCTCGATCCGTGGCTCGATCCCGAGCGTGCCCGAGCACTCGATCAGGACCGGCTCGGCCGCGAGCTATCCAAGGTCCTCGATAGCCCCATTGCCATCGAGCAGCTCTGGCCTCTGCTTGACTTACTCAGGCGCCAAGGCCCACTGAGCACCTGGCTCAGTTTCCACGTGGTAAGATTGCTCAGGGCCCGCAATGAGTTCACTGAGGCGCTCGAGCTCGCCTCCGCCACGCATGCCCGAGAAGCGAGCTATTGGTCTGCCACGTCCCTGGCGAGTACCTATCGAGACATGGGTAAGCTCGAGGAGGCCGTTGACGCCTTTCGTCAAGCGGCAGCCCTCGACCCGGCTGACGCCGCCGTGTACCTCGACTTGGGAGATATCCTGCTCGATCTCCGGCGCCCCGCTGACGCTGCCATTGCCTATTCCGAAGCTCTCACTCGAGATCCCGACAGCGACTGGGCCGTCGCTTCCCTGCCCTACGCTGAGTGGCGGTCAAATCATGCGGCGCCTCACGCACAGCGGATCGTCGAGCTCGCACGTGCGGGCAACTCCCGGGCCCGCGCCCTGATGGCACACGTAGCGCCCTTCGACGCTGGCTTTCGTCACCCGGCAAGTTCTTTGGTAAACAGCTTCGCGCTCGCGGAAGACAAGCCGATCCTGCGCTGCGCGGTCTCCAGTATCGAGGCACCGAGCTGCGTGCTGGCGATCCAGCTCGAATCGGGATTTCGCGGGCAGAACCCTCCTTTGGTCAACTGGGGCGAGATCCCCGAGCCAGATCCCAGGCTGTCCCGCGCGGAAACGTCCGTGCGGCTCTGGACCTACCAAACCGCGAGCGGCGAGCTCGAACAACACGCGATGCCCGCGTTGCTTCCGCCGACCAATCCCGCGCTGCGCCTGGTCTCGAGCATCGCCACTACGGATTACGATCTCGAGCGCTGGTGGCAAGCTGCCACTCTGCGAGCGTCGGAGCTATCGCCGGACTTGGCTGAGCAGTTGTTCGCCTGCATGTTGCACCCGCCTGCCACGCCGGAGGGCGAATACGCCTGGAACTGGCTGTTCAAGGTGCAGATCGCTGCGGCGCTCCTGCTGGTTCAGGCCAGCCCGGACTGGAGCGCCGCTCAAGGACGCCAGGCGCTGTTCGACTTGCTGAACGGGCCCATCGACTGGACCACCAGCGCTGGGATCATTGCGAGCTGCCAGCTAGCGCGCGCGGTCCCGCAACGCGTCGATGACGTCTACGAGTTGCTTCGGCCCTTGCTCGTGCCCCCGCGCTACCCCGCGGAATGGGCAAACATTGCCGAGGTGTTGGTGGAAACCTTGGGCTGGCTCCCGACGCTCGACGACGACTTTGCGGCTTGGCGGAACGCGGTTCGCGAGCAGCTGGACGAGTAG
- a CDS encoding NAD(P)-dependent oxidoreductase: MSGRVIVTGASGWLGRRLVAALLHGLPGVPPFENPPALAELVIGIHSADAALEEWDDPRVRVVKGDLRDPDYADRLCRDGDGSLLLHTAGLIHPRRVKDFYAVNTQGTQRVLEVAEQQGVRRAVVVSSNSPVGCNASPEALFDEATPFNPYMGYGRSKMLMEQATLEIQERGKLQTVLVRPPWFYGPYQPPRQTLFFEMIRAGRVPIVGNGENLRSMVYIDNLCQGLLRAAAVPHANGRVYWIADAEPYPMNRIVDTVERLMETEFGFQVAHKRLRLPGFAGEVATLLDGALQRVGVYQQKLHVLGEMNKHIACSVAKARLELGYTPTVALEEGMRRSIQYCIDQGLLRP; this comes from the coding sequence CTGTCGGGGCGCGTGATCGTCACCGGGGCAAGCGGATGGCTGGGGCGTCGACTCGTGGCTGCGCTGCTCCACGGCCTGCCTGGCGTGCCGCCTTTCGAGAACCCTCCAGCGCTCGCTGAGTTGGTGATTGGTATTCATTCGGCTGACGCAGCCCTCGAGGAGTGGGACGACCCTCGGGTGCGCGTGGTGAAGGGCGACTTGCGCGACCCGGACTACGCCGACCGCCTGTGCAGGGATGGTGATGGATCCTTGCTGCTGCACACCGCTGGCTTGATCCATCCTCGCCGCGTCAAGGATTTCTACGCGGTAAATACTCAAGGCACCCAGCGCGTCTTGGAGGTCGCCGAGCAGCAGGGGGTGAGGCGCGCCGTCGTTGTCTCTTCGAACTCGCCCGTGGGCTGCAACGCCTCGCCCGAGGCGCTATTCGATGAAGCGACGCCGTTCAATCCCTATATGGGTTATGGGCGGTCAAAGATGCTGATGGAGCAAGCGACCCTCGAGATCCAAGAGCGGGGCAAACTCCAGACGGTGCTGGTCCGGCCGCCCTGGTTCTACGGTCCGTATCAGCCCCCGCGCCAGACGCTGTTCTTCGAGATGATCCGCGCGGGGCGCGTCCCGATCGTCGGCAATGGGGAGAACCTGCGCTCGATGGTCTACATCGATAACTTGTGTCAGGGCCTACTCCGCGCCGCGGCGGTTCCTCACGCAAACGGCCGCGTGTACTGGATCGCCGACGCAGAGCCCTACCCGATGAACCGCATCGTCGACACCGTGGAGCGCCTGATGGAGACCGAGTTCGGGTTCCAGGTGGCGCACAAACGCCTGCGTTTGCCAGGGTTTGCCGGGGAAGTCGCCACGCTACTGGACGGCGCGCTGCAGCGCGTGGGCGTCTATCAGCAGAAGCTGCACGTGCTGGGGGAGATGAACAAACACATCGCCTGCAGCGTCGCCAAGGCCCGCTTGGAGCTGGGTTACACACCCACGGTCGCCCTGGAAGAGGGCATGCGGCGCAGCATCCAGTATTGTATCGATCAAGGGTTACTCCGGCCCTGA
- a CDS encoding flippase-like domain-containing protein, producing the protein MTASTNAPLAHSKGRRVVFVLAGLLSSAAFMLLAVRRLAFDDVTRALTHAELWPWLPLGVLSYLAGHAVRGIRCRRLASGEARLTRTTATNVVVLGYAVNNILPARLGEFARAAMLAERSGLPFAQGLSITFLERILDGLIMLGLLAVAFFSLPQSTHQGWLGATLQIAALVFSVALVGVLAAVLAPSLILRWTSRVAHRVAPRMHDRFVRVIDQAVRGVAYLREPRAALGIAALSLLVWLCEAGLFLCLLPAFGLAFDPRLALLAMTVTNLGILVPSSPGFIGPFHFFCMRALTAVGIAEATGFGYAALVHLAFYVPITLWGVGIIVAYGFRLGANLDAQKSASPLGLLDPGQRFLTPGERSDPAPSAITIALCEALIPEESADVPAHAEVVKSCASFTAGQLAALPFRLRVYYGVGMLALRTATLLRFARPFCKLDQRRRRRWVEAWAYGRLSLGRALLRAPRSTTLLAYYEHPAVQGALGVEPSSRSAASDAVILQLKPGRRANG; encoded by the coding sequence ATGACCGCCTCGACCAACGCGCCTCTGGCCCATAGCAAGGGACGTCGAGTCGTCTTCGTGCTGGCCGGTCTCTTGTCGAGCGCGGCGTTCATGTTGCTCGCCGTGAGGCGCCTGGCGTTCGATGACGTCACGCGGGCGCTCACTCACGCGGAGCTGTGGCCTTGGCTCCCCCTGGGCGTGCTGAGCTACCTCGCGGGCCATGCAGTGCGGGGGATCCGTTGCCGCCGCCTCGCGAGCGGAGAGGCACGCCTCACCCGCACGACCGCGACGAATGTGGTGGTGCTTGGGTATGCGGTGAACAACATCCTCCCTGCGCGCCTCGGTGAGTTCGCCCGCGCAGCCATGCTCGCAGAGCGCAGCGGGCTTCCGTTTGCTCAGGGCCTAAGCATCACCTTCCTCGAACGCATCCTGGATGGGCTGATCATGCTGGGGCTGCTGGCCGTCGCGTTCTTCAGCCTGCCTCAGTCGACCCACCAGGGCTGGCTCGGCGCCACCCTGCAGATCGCCGCGCTGGTGTTCTCCGTAGCGCTGGTTGGGGTGCTCGCCGCGGTGCTGGCGCCGAGCTTGATCTTGCGCTGGACCAGCCGGGTCGCCCATCGCGTTGCCCCGCGGATGCATGATCGGTTCGTGCGCGTGATCGACCAAGCGGTGCGCGGAGTGGCTTACCTGCGGGAGCCGCGGGCCGCGTTGGGGATCGCCGCGTTGAGCTTGCTGGTGTGGCTGTGTGAGGCGGGGCTCTTCCTGTGTCTGCTGCCTGCCTTTGGCCTGGCCTTCGACCCACGCTTGGCGCTGCTCGCGATGACCGTGACCAACTTGGGGATCTTGGTCCCGTCGAGCCCCGGGTTCATCGGCCCGTTTCACTTCTTCTGCATGCGCGCGCTGACCGCCGTCGGGATCGCCGAAGCCACAGGTTTCGGCTACGCAGCGCTGGTCCACTTGGCCTTCTACGTCCCGATCACGCTTTGGGGTGTTGGCATCATCGTCGCCTACGGCTTCCGCCTCGGGGCGAATCTGGACGCACAAAAGAGCGCGTCTCCTCTCGGCTTGCTCGACCCCGGGCAACGTTTCCTAACACCTGGGGAGCGCTCGGATCCGGCTCCGTCCGCGATCACCATCGCGCTGTGTGAAGCGTTGATCCCGGAGGAATCAGCGGATGTCCCTGCTCACGCTGAAGTGGTGAAGAGCTGCGCGAGCTTCACCGCCGGTCAGCTCGCGGCGCTGCCGTTTCGCCTGCGCGTGTACTACGGGGTTGGGATGCTGGCGCTACGTACGGCCACGTTGCTGCGGTTCGCGCGGCCGTTCTGCAAGCTCGACCAGCGCCGCCGCCGGCGCTGGGTGGAAGCCTGGGCCTATGGAAGACTCAGCCTCGGCCGGGCGCTGCTCAGGGCGCCGCGGAGCACGACGCTCCTCGCCTACTACGAGCACCCTGCGGTTCAAGGAGCGCTCGGGGTCGAACCCTCCTCGAGAAGTGCGGCAAGCGACGCAGTGATCTTGCAACTCAAACCGGGGCGGCGCGCGAATGGCTGA
- a CDS encoding GMC family oxidoreductase: MAEAPQDEAQVLVIGSGAGGSTVAYELARRGFDVVVLEEGGHFELADYGQPAPVAMRQMYRKRGMTPILGGVPIGYVEGCCVGGSTEINSGFWHRTPPEVLLRWQTQLGLDIASSELDEHFEWAERELRVGVSEQAWPPSTAAFARGAEAMGWSAWEVPRAAPGCKHTNACAAGCPTGAKQGMSRSLLPKAKALGARVIGGARVVRLLLRKDRVDGALVRVQTADGVERLLRIQAEQVFVCCGPTETPSLLLRSGIRYHVGNSLRVHPYLKVAARFPEAMHSASSVLPLLQVKEFWPDLSFGGAFFGSGQLAMTLSDNWPQNRSQMSNLSHLAQYYVGVRGTGKGWVRPTALGEDATLVRYDLSKDDLRHLSVGLARLSELLLRAGASELFPSVWGVGPFKRPGDAARWLEEQLPKRALSLVTVHAFSSCPMGERHDLSAADSQGRVWGLQNLCLADASVLPDSPGVNPQGTVMALARRNAVAFADAQ, from the coding sequence ATGGCTGAAGCGCCTCAAGACGAAGCCCAGGTCCTGGTGATCGGCTCCGGCGCCGGTGGTTCCACCGTGGCCTACGAGTTGGCCCGTCGCGGCTTCGACGTGGTGGTGCTGGAGGAGGGTGGCCACTTCGAACTGGCCGACTATGGTCAACCAGCACCTGTTGCCATGCGGCAAATGTATCGCAAGCGTGGCATGACGCCGATCCTGGGAGGCGTCCCCATTGGATACGTCGAGGGCTGTTGCGTTGGTGGCAGTACGGAGATCAACAGCGGGTTCTGGCACCGAACTCCACCGGAAGTGCTGCTGCGCTGGCAAACTCAGCTGGGGCTCGACATCGCCAGTAGCGAGCTGGACGAGCACTTCGAATGGGCCGAGCGCGAGCTACGGGTCGGCGTCAGCGAGCAGGCGTGGCCGCCCAGCACCGCCGCGTTTGCACGGGGCGCAGAGGCCATGGGCTGGAGCGCCTGGGAAGTGCCGCGCGCAGCGCCAGGCTGCAAACACACCAACGCGTGCGCCGCTGGCTGCCCAACGGGCGCCAAGCAGGGCATGAGCCGCTCGCTGCTACCCAAGGCGAAGGCCCTCGGGGCGCGAGTGATCGGCGGCGCACGGGTGGTGCGCTTGCTGTTGCGCAAGGATCGCGTAGACGGCGCGCTCGTGCGCGTGCAGACCGCGGACGGCGTAGAGCGGCTACTGCGCATTCAGGCGGAGCAAGTGTTCGTGTGCTGCGGCCCTACCGAGACGCCTTCCCTGTTGCTCCGCAGCGGGATCCGCTACCACGTCGGGAACAGCTTGCGCGTGCACCCTTACCTGAAGGTCGCCGCTCGTTTCCCGGAGGCAATGCATTCAGCAAGCAGTGTGCTCCCATTGCTCCAGGTCAAGGAGTTCTGGCCAGATCTGTCCTTTGGTGGTGCTTTCTTCGGCAGTGGACAGCTAGCGATGACCCTCAGCGACAACTGGCCACAGAACCGAAGCCAGATGAGCAACCTGAGCCACCTCGCGCAGTACTATGTAGGCGTCCGAGGCACCGGAAAGGGCTGGGTGCGCCCCACGGCGCTCGGCGAAGATGCGACCCTCGTGCGCTACGACTTGTCGAAGGACGATCTGCGACACCTCAGCGTTGGGCTGGCGCGGCTCTCGGAGTTGCTGCTCCGTGCGGGAGCTAGCGAGCTGTTCCCTAGCGTCTGGGGCGTGGGACCGTTCAAGCGCCCGGGAGACGCTGCGCGCTGGCTCGAGGAGCAGCTGCCGAAGCGAGCGCTCAGCTTGGTCACGGTGCACGCCTTCTCGTCGTGCCCCATGGGGGAGCGTCACGATCTGAGCGCCGCGGACTCCCAAGGCCGCGTGTGGGGGCTCCAGAACCTTTGCTTGGCAGATGCCAGCGTGCTGCCGGACTCCCCGGGCGTGAATCCTCAAGGCACGGTCATGGCCCTCGCCCGGCGCAACGCCGTGGCGTTCGCAGACGCGCAGTGA
- a CDS encoding NAD-dependent epimerase/dehydratase family protein — protein sequence MLRAVDVTTLVTGGSGYFGEILVQHFSAEGRRVRVFDKVDNADRSADVELVQGDVCDYSSVTRAMRGVEEVHHNVAQVPLAKDRELFWAVNVEGTRNVLEAALRSGVRKVVLTSSSAVHGIPPQNPVTEATLPAPREAYGRAKLEAERVAQQYVERGLDVSIVRPRTVLGHGRLGIFSILFDWVRRGKPLYLLGSGNNRYQFVHADDLAAVCVAAGKRAGASIFLAGTDRFGTMRELLGGLVRHAGSRSSIRSLPFTAATVGMRVTSKLGLSPLGDYHSLMYGREMWFDITQTRQKLDWQPRYSNHEMITDSYDWYVAHREEIQARQGASHHRSPVRLGVLALLERLP from the coding sequence ATGCTAAGGGCGGTGGACGTGACGACCCTAGTAACCGGCGGTTCGGGCTATTTCGGCGAAATCCTGGTGCAGCACTTCAGCGCCGAGGGGCGACGGGTCCGCGTATTCGACAAGGTGGATAACGCCGATCGCTCCGCCGACGTGGAGCTCGTGCAGGGCGACGTCTGCGACTACTCAAGCGTGACCCGGGCCATGCGCGGCGTCGAAGAGGTGCACCACAACGTAGCGCAGGTCCCGCTCGCGAAAGACCGGGAGCTGTTCTGGGCGGTGAACGTCGAGGGCACACGCAACGTGCTCGAAGCGGCGCTCAGGAGCGGCGTGCGCAAGGTCGTGCTGACGTCGAGCAGCGCCGTACACGGGATCCCTCCGCAGAACCCGGTGACCGAAGCGACCCTGCCCGCGCCTCGGGAGGCGTACGGCCGCGCGAAGCTCGAGGCGGAGCGGGTCGCTCAGCAGTATGTGGAACGCGGCCTGGACGTGAGCATCGTACGGCCGCGCACCGTGCTCGGTCACGGGCGCCTCGGGATCTTCAGCATCCTCTTCGACTGGGTGCGCCGAGGGAAGCCGCTGTACCTGTTGGGCTCCGGCAACAACCGCTACCAGTTCGTGCATGCTGACGATCTGGCCGCTGTGTGTGTCGCAGCCGGCAAACGAGCCGGCGCCAGTATTTTCCTCGCGGGAACAGACCGCTTCGGCACCATGCGGGAGCTGCTGGGGGGCCTGGTCCGGCACGCAGGGAGCCGTAGCAGCATTCGCAGCTTGCCCTTCACGGCAGCCACGGTGGGCATGCGCGTGACGAGCAAGCTCGGGTTGTCGCCGCTCGGCGACTACCACTCCTTGATGTATGGCCGGGAAATGTGGTTCGACATCACCCAGACTCGCCAGAAGCTCGATTGGCAGCCACGCTACTCGAACCACGAGATGATCACCGACTCCTACGACTGGTACGTCGCCCACCGCGAAGAAATCCAGGCTCGCCAAGGTGCCTCCCACCATCGCTCGCCGGTACGCCTTGGGGTGCTGGCGCTCCTGGAGCGGCTGCCGTGA
- the lspA gene encoding signal peptidase II, translating into MRHWSTLAAVLLCLGVVGCDHTTKQLAVTHLSGQGPVPVVPGVLDLRYAENTDTAFSLLGNHIGTEPRVLMLSLLGALVTLGLLGYAALRWRAFNLGERVAMGLLLAGAVGNLGERMVRGHVVDFLHVRHWPVFNVADIAVVAGALLFAFAARRRARYSAV; encoded by the coding sequence GTGAGACACTGGTCGACGTTGGCTGCGGTGCTGCTGTGCCTAGGGGTCGTGGGTTGTGACCACACGACCAAGCAACTGGCTGTAACCCACTTGAGCGGCCAGGGCCCTGTGCCGGTGGTGCCCGGAGTGCTCGACTTGCGCTACGCAGAGAACACCGACACTGCGTTCAGCCTGCTGGGGAACCACATCGGGACCGAGCCACGAGTGCTAATGCTCTCGCTCCTCGGCGCCTTGGTGACCCTGGGCCTGCTCGGGTACGCGGCGCTGCGCTGGCGGGCCTTCAACCTGGGGGAGCGAGTCGCCATGGGACTTCTGCTGGCTGGGGCTGTGGGCAACCTCGGGGAGCGGATGGTTCGAGGTCATGTGGTGGACTTCCTCCACGTTCGCCACTGGCCGGTGTTCAACGTGGCTGATATCGCCGTCGTGGCCGGCGCGCTGTTGTTTGCTTTCGCAGCTCGGCGTCGCGCCCGCTACTCCGCGGTGTAG
- a CDS encoding DNA methyltransferase: protein MARADVPQRVELTFKHNQGLGRHGLLRLTPAYSLRLVEELLTHEPPRVGLLDPFCGTGTTPLVGASRGVKSFATDVNPFLVWFAGVKTRTCSAMQLSRLEAPCEALLRALADEGPLAEVPSLHQIERWWSPEALIALRRIRGEIDARAKRRGWLRDALELALCRTLIRVSNAAFNHPSMSFRAANNSQGNRLAVFELFESELTSVLLALGDSPCVSASILQSDARSLRGLETGSFDRVVTSPPYANRMSYVRELRPYMYWLGHLSHARQAGELDWQAIGGTWGVATSRLAHWQAGDAFRPRSLQRALRDIRKCEAKNAELLARYVERYFEDAWAHLVRCAELIHKPGSVDYIVGNSTFYGVIVPTERIYAEMLRELRAVDVRVEMLRKRNSKKELYEYRVSGRF from the coding sequence GTGGCGCGTGCAGACGTACCTCAGCGCGTCGAGCTGACCTTCAAGCACAACCAGGGCCTCGGCCGGCACGGCTTGTTGCGCTTGACGCCCGCCTACTCGCTGCGACTAGTGGAGGAGCTCCTCACCCACGAACCCCCTCGTGTTGGTCTCTTGGACCCGTTCTGCGGAACCGGGACCACGCCATTGGTCGGAGCCTCTCGGGGTGTGAAGAGCTTCGCCACCGACGTGAACCCCTTCTTGGTGTGGTTCGCCGGAGTCAAGACACGCACCTGCTCTGCTATGCAGCTCTCCCGGCTCGAGGCCCCGTGTGAGGCATTGCTCCGGGCGTTGGCTGACGAAGGGCCCTTGGCGGAGGTGCCTTCGCTGCACCAGATCGAGCGCTGGTGGTCGCCCGAGGCGTTGATCGCCTTGCGACGCATCCGCGGGGAGATCGACGCACGAGCGAAACGTCGCGGTTGGCTGAGAGACGCGCTGGAGTTGGCGCTGTGTCGCACCTTGATTCGCGTCTCCAACGCCGCCTTCAACCACCCGTCAATGTCATTCCGTGCGGCAAATAATAGCCAAGGCAACCGGCTCGCCGTGTTCGAGCTGTTCGAGTCGGAGCTCACCTCGGTGTTGCTGGCGCTTGGAGACTCGCCCTGCGTCAGCGCGAGCATTCTTCAGTCGGACGCAAGGAGCCTCCGCGGCCTCGAAACTGGCAGCTTCGACCGTGTCGTAACATCTCCGCCGTACGCCAACCGTATGAGCTACGTGCGCGAGCTCCGCCCATACATGTACTGGCTTGGGCACCTGAGTCACGCGCGGCAGGCGGGGGAACTCGACTGGCAAGCGATTGGCGGGACGTGGGGGGTTGCAACGAGTCGACTCGCCCATTGGCAAGCGGGAGACGCGTTTCGGCCTCGAAGCCTGCAACGTGCGCTGCGCGACATCCGCAAGTGCGAAGCGAAGAACGCGGAGCTATTGGCGCGCTATGTGGAGCGCTACTTCGAAGACGCTTGGGCGCACCTCGTGCGCTGTGCGGAGCTGATCCACAAGCCGGGTAGCGTCGACTACATCGTGGGCAACTCGACGTTCTACGGCGTGATTGTGCCTACGGAGCGGATCTACGCAGAGATGCTGAGGGAGCTGCGCGCAGTCGACGTGCGCGTGGAGATGCTGCGGAAGCGCAACTCGAAGAAGGAACTGTACGAGTACCGCGTCAGCGGCCGTTTCTGA